One genomic window of Struthio camelus isolate bStrCam1 chromosome 1, bStrCam1.hap1, whole genome shotgun sequence includes the following:
- the SLC5A3 gene encoding sodium/myo-inositol cotransporter → MRASLETADIAIVALYFVLVMCIGFFAMWKYNRSTVSGYFLAGRSMTWVAIGASLFVSNIGSEHFIGLAGSGAASGFAVGAWEFNALMLLQLLGWVFVPVYIRSGVYTMPEYLSKRFGGHRIQIYFAALSLLLYIFTKLSVDLYSGALFIQESLGWNLYLSVILLIGMTALLTVTGGLVAVIYTDTLQALLMIIGALTLMIISITKVGGFEEVKKRYMLASPNITSILLTYNISNTNSCNVDPKPDALKMLREPTDEDIPWPGFLLGQTPASVWYWCADQVIVQRVLAAKNIAHAKGSTLMAGFLKLLPMFIIVVPGMISRILFADDIACINPEHCFQVCGSRAGCSNIAYPRLVMKLVPVGLRGLMMAVMIAALMSDLDSIFNSASTIFTLDVYKLIRKSATSRELMIVGRVFVAFMVVISIAWVPIIVEMQGGQMYLYIQEVADYLTPPVAALFLMGIFWKRCNEQGAFYGGMAGFALGAIRLVLAFIYRAPECNQPDTRPGFIKNVHYMYVATALFWITGIVTFIVSLLTPPPTKEQVRTTTFWAVKNRNVKENTAKGELYKVQEKSILKCNENANHIIPNGRSEENLKNIKPEDINLLVTCRDDSNPVISLSHSEVETPVDCYSNGQAALMGEKKHEEETDDSERHLKFIDWFCGFKSKNMNKRAVREIEEETVCLQMLEETPKVKLLLNTGLVCVCSLGIFMFVYFSL, encoded by the coding sequence ATGAGGGCTTCTTTGGAAACAGCAGACATTGCCATTGTGGCGCTGTACTTCGTGCTTGTAATGTGCATAGGTTTTTTTGCCATGTGGAAATACAATCGAAGCACCGTAAGTGGCTACTTCTTGGCAGGGCGTTCTATGACCTGGGTAGCTATTGGTGCATCTTTATTTGTGAGCAATATCGGAAGTGAACATTTCATTGGGCTCGCAGGATCTGGAGCAGCAAGTGGATTTGCAGTAGGTGCATGGGAATTCAACGCCTTAATGCTTTTGCAGCTTTTAGGATGGGTCTTCGTCCCTGTCTACATCCGGTCAGGAGTGTACACCATGCCTGAATACTTGTCCAAGCGTTTTGGAGGGCAtagaattcaaatatattttgcagcATTGTCTCTGCTTCTTTATATCTTCACCAAACTTTCAGTTGACTTGTATTCAGGGGCGCTTTTTATTCAAGAATCTCTAGGTTGGAACCTCTATTTGTCAGTTATCCTCCTTATTGGAATGACTGCACTGTTGACTGTGACCGGAGGTCTTGTGGCTGTCATCTACACAGACACGCTTCAAGCTCTGCTTATGATTATTGGTGCCCTCACACTTATGATCATAAGTATTACGAAGGTTGGTGGGtttgaagaagttaaaaaaaggtACATGTTAGCATCACCAAATATTACGTCTATCTTGTTAACCTACAACATTTCTAATACCAATTCCTGCAATGTCGACCCAAAGCCTGATGCTCTTAAAATGTTGCGCGAGCCAACAGATGAAGATATTCCCTGGCCTGGATTTCTGTTGGGACAGACTCCAGCTTCTGTCTGGTACTGGTGTGCTGATCAAGTCATAGTGCAGAGAGTTTTAGCAGCAAAAAACATTGCTCATGCCAAAGGATCCACTCTGATGGCAGGCTTCTTAAAGTTACTGCCAATGTTTATTATAGTTGTTCCAGGGATGATTTCACGAATACTGTTTGCAGATGATATCGCCTGTATTAATCCAGAACACTGTTTTCAAGTCTGCGGAAGCAGAGCTGGATGCTCTAACATTGCCTACCCACGTTTGGTGATGAAACTCGTACCGGTTGGTCTGCGGGGACTTATGATGGCTGTGATGATTGCTGCACTGATGAGTGACTTGGACTCTATATTCAACAGTGCCAGCACCATATTTACACTTGATGTCTACAAGCTCATTCGGAAGAGCGCGACGTCTAGAGAACTGATGATTGTAGGAAGAGTCTTTGTGGCTTTCATGGTAGTTATAAGCATTGCCTGGGTTCCCATAATAGTAGAAATGCAAGGAGGCCAGATGTACCTTTATATTCAAGAGGTGGCAGACTATTTGACTCCACCAGTGGCTGCTCTGTTTCTTATGGGTATCTTTTGGAAGCGTTGCAATGAGCAGGGGGCGTTCTATGGTGGAATGGCTGGGTTTGCTCTGGGAGCGATACGGTTGGTACTGGCTTTTATCTATCGTGCTCCAGAGTGTAACCAGCCGGATACTAGGCCCGGCTTTATCAAAAACGTCCATTACATGTATGTTGCTACCGCTCTGTTCTGGATCACTGGAATTGTGACCTTCATAGTAAGCCTCCTAACACCGCCGCCTACAAAGGAGCAGGTTCGAACGACCACTTTTTGGgctgtgaaaaacagaaatgtaaaagaGAATACTGCAAAGGGGGAGCTGTACaaagtgcaagaaaagagcaTCTTAAAATGCAATGAGAACGCTAATCACATCATTCCAAACGGCAGATCTgaagaaaatcttaaaaatattaagCCTGAGGATATCAATCTTCTGGTAACTTGCAGAGATGACAGCAACCCAGTGATTTCTCTAAGTCACTCTGAAGTCGAGACACCAGTTGATTGTTATTCGAACGGACAAGCGGCTTTGATGGGTGAGAAAAAGCACGAGGAAGAAACTGATGATAGCGAGAGACATTTGAAATTCATAGATTGGTTCTGTggctttaaaagtaaaaacatgaACAAGAGAGCTGTTCGGGAGATCGAGGAAGAGACTGTTTGTTTACAAATGCTGGAAGAGACTCCAAAAGTTAAACTATTACTAAATACTGGACTGGTCTGTGTCTGTTCGCTTGGAATATTCATGTTTGTCTATTTCTCTTTGTGA